A part of Rhinoderma darwinii isolate aRhiDar2 chromosome 1, aRhiDar2.hap1, whole genome shotgun sequence genomic DNA contains:
- the LOC142660897 gene encoding protein FAM200C-like, translating to MAKRKKDEEYRTFQQEWTDEFAFVERAGSPVCLICNDKIASMKRSNIKRHFDTRHASFASKYPAGDSRKKACQELLCKVQASQQQLRVWTQQGDLNSASFVGALAIVRNGKPFTDGEYAKTFMLDVANELFDDFPDKAKIIKRIKDMPLSARTVHDRAIMMANQIEASQVKDINTALFFSLALDESTDVSHISQFSIIARYAVGDTLHEESLAVLPLKGTTRGDDLFKSFTEFTKEKNLPMHKLISVCTDGAPCMVGKNKGFVALLREHEKRPILSFHCILHQEALCAQMFGEQLGEVMSLVIQVVNFIVARALNDRQFKTLLDEVGNNYPGLLLHSNVRWLSRGKVLSRFAACLSEIRTFLEMKNVDHPELSNTEWLLKFFYLVDMTEHLNQLNVKMQGVGNTVLSLQQAVFAFENKLELFIADIETGRLIHFEKLGEFKDACTANDPAQHLDIQQLAGFTSNLLQSFKARFGEFREHTRLFKFITHPHECALDSTDLSYIPGVSIRDFELQAADLKASDMWVNKFKSLNEDLEKLARQQAELASKHKWREMKQLQHADQLIVKTWNALPVTYQTLQRVGIAVLTMFGSTYACEQSFSHLKHIKTNIRSRLTDGSLNACMKLNLTTYEPDYKAISKSMQHQKSH from the coding sequence ATGGCTAAAAGAAAGAAGGATGAGGAGTATCGTACTTTTCAGCAGGAGTGGACAGACGAATTTGCCTTTGTGGAGAGAGCAGGTTCACCAGTTTGTCTTATATGCAATGATAAAATTGCATCCATGAAGCGGTCAAATATAAAGCGCCACTTTGACACACGCCATGCTTCATTTGCATCGAAATATCCTGCAGGGGACAGCAGGAAGAAAGCCTGTCAAGAGCTGCTGTGCAAAGTGCAAGCTAGTCAGCAGCAACTTCGAGTTTGGACCCAACAAGGTGACTTAAATTCGGCTAGCTTTGTTGGTGCTTTGGCAATTGTCAGAAACGGAAAACCATTCACAGATGGGGAGTATGCCAAAACATTTATGCTTGATGTTgccaatgaactttttgatgattttCCGGATAAAGCCAAGATTATCAAACGGATAAAAGACATGCCTCTGTCAGCAAGAACAGTTCATGACCGTGCCATCATGATGGCAAATCAGATTGAGGCATCCCAAGTGAaggacataaatacagctctGTTCTTTTCTCTTGCTTTGGATGAATCAACTGACGTAAGCCATATATCTCAGTTCAGCATCATTGCAAGGTATGCTGTCGGTGACACGTTACATGAGGAAAGTCTTGCTGTTTTGCCTCTGAAAGGGACAACAAGAGGGGATGATTTGTTCAAGTCATTCACTGAGTTCACTAAAGAAAAAAATCTACCAATGCATAAACTTATTTCAGTGTGTACTGATGGTGCTCCATGCATGGTAGGAAAAAACAAAGGATTTGTAGCGCTTCTTCGTGAACATGAAAAAAGACCTATCCTTAGTTTTCACTGCATCCTACATCAGGAGGCACTTTGTGCTCAGATGTTTGGTGAGCAGCTTGGTGAGGTGATGTCACTTGTCATTCAGGTGGTCAACTTTATTGTTGCCCGTGCTTTAAATGATCGCCAGTTTAAAACACTCCTGGATGAAGTTGGGAATAATTATCCTGGTCTGCTTCTGCACAGCAACGTGCGCTGGCTGTCAAGAGGGAAGGTGCTCAGCCGTTTCGCAGCTTGTCTGAGTGAAATACGAACTTTTCTTGAAATGAAAAACGTTGACCATCCTGAGTTGTCCAACACTGAGTGGCTCCTGAAGTTCTTCTATCTTGTAGATATGACTGAACATCTGAACCAGCTCAATGTGAAAATGCAAGGCGTTGGTAATACAGTTTTATCGCTTCAACAAGCTGTGTTTGCATTTGAAAATAAGCTGGAACTGTTTATCGCAGACATTGAAACAGGTCGTTTAATACACTTTGAAAAACTGGGAGAGTTTAAAGATGCATGCACAGCAAATGACCCTGCACAACATCTTGATATTCAGCAGCTAGCAGGCTTTACATCCAATCTCCTGCAATCATTCAAAGCGCGCTTTGGAGAATTTCGTGAGCACACTCGTCTTTTTAAGTTCATCACTCATCCACATGAGTGTGCACTGGACAGCACTGACCTgagttatatccctggtgtctccaTCAGAGATTTTGAGCTACAAGCTGCTGACCTGAAGGCTTCAGACATGTGGGTGAATAAGTTTAAATCACTTAATGAAGATTTGGAAAAACTTGCACGACAGCAAGCAGAGTTGGCAAGCAAACACAAGTGGAGAGAAATGAAACAACTCCAACATGCAGACCAGCTGATTGTCAAAACTTGGAATGCACTTCCTGTCACATACCAAACACTGCAGCGTGTGGGTATTGCTGTACTGACAATGTTTGGCTCTACCTATGCATGCGAGCAGTCTTTCTCACATCTAAAGCACATCAAGACTAACATACGTTCACGTTTAACGGATGGAAGTCTCAACGCCTGCATGAAGCTAAACCTCACCACGTATGAACCAGATTACAAAGCCATCAGCAAATCCATGCAGCACCAGAAGTCACATTAA